A single Triticum dicoccoides isolate Atlit2015 ecotype Zavitan chromosome 2A, WEW_v2.0, whole genome shotgun sequence DNA region contains:
- the LOC119355949 gene encoding uncharacterized protein LOC119355949 isoform X3, producing MEETRETSRTRESRRIPMSTRRRPTRIVRIGTVLIMALSLVTMERPPIPSRGTLPIEMVPYKELGLVQWEVLREMAYCCQVSSSAEDDEFYIFAHDESDMVKTASVGPYLSVFRRVLASGKPMQDQMAKLGKTLESLRQSYGVSSPAAKNIEDFLARLEKLMERESKRIAEASEKGAVEEASAIKKLAEALKEAEESELSSLIKETDQFLKTAEIPLEMHERLKKAAAELKELKTLMGGFLVSIGMFFRGYGFSSPSVIPPSPVDSPPTPSLAPHPFLKLGAGPTPFHFIGKRAKEALFGDYEETPFHGIGKAGFLICDKQLGVGVELKSDPSVETTLCYGKEYLDYKMEAKAKVVLPFGDTSKAEIDVIHRRACLSASVGLSANPVFNMSGMFGIADGICGGARLSFESCGLVREFELGLSMDTTEFGSLSTRLNREKLQVMFDTAVGRATGAAELTYFHDPVAEKRSVCLTGGLSYNYDNTLTLKGRFSSDLHVGGMIQFEERLASIVLRATGDVDLRAMGQQPRVGFQVVFDPTWK from the exons atggaggagacgAGGGAGACCAGCCGGACCAGGGAGAGCAGGCGGATCCCCATGTCTACCAGGAGGAGACCTACGCGGATCGTGAGGATTGGAACAG TACTAATCATGGCCCTGTCTCTGGTGACAATGGAAAGACCTCCAATCCCATCAAGAG GTACTTTGCCCATTGAAATGGTGCCCTACAAGGAATTAGGCCtcgtacaatgggaggtgcttagggaGATG GCCTACTGCTGCCAAG TAAGTAGTAGTGCTGAAGACGATGAGTTTTATATCTTTGCCCATGATGAGTCTGATATGGTGAAGACTGCATCTGTG GGTCCTTACTTATCAGTGTTCAGACGTGTTCTTGCATCTGGCAAGCCTATGCAAGACCAAATGGCTAAGCTCGGCAAGACTTTGGAGTCTCTCAGGCAGTCCTATGGTGTCTCATCCCCGGCTGCTAAAAACATTGAGGACTTTCTCGCCAGGCTGGAGAAATTAATGGAGAGAGAGTCGAAGAGAATTGCTGAGGCTTCTGAGAAAGGTGCTGTTGAGGAAGCTTCTGCTATCAAGAAATTGGCTGAGGCTCTCAAGGAGGCCGAAGAGAGTGAGTTGTCTTCTCTTATCAAGGAGACGGACCAGTTCTTGAAGACCGCGGAGATTCCGCTAGAGAtgcacgagagattgaagaaggctGCCGCAGAGTTGAAAGAATTGAAAACTTTAATGGGTGGATTCCTGGTCTCAATAGGAATGTTCTTTAGGGGCTATGGGTTTTCTTCACCTTCGGTCATTCCTCCAAGTCCCGTGGACTCCCCACCAACTCCAAGTCTGGCGCCTCATCCCTTTCTTAAACTTGGTGCTGGGCCAACTCCTTTTCACTTCATCGGGAAAAGGGCAAAAG AGGCCCTCTTTGGTGATTACGAGGAGACGCCCTTCCATGGCATCGGAAAAGCTGGGTTTTTGATCTGTGACAAACAACTGGGCGTTGGCGTTGAGCTCAAGTCCGACCCCTCG GTTGAGACCACTTTGTGCTATGGCAAGGAATATCTAGACTACAAGATGGAGGCAAAGGCGAAAGTTGTTCTACCCTTTGGTGACACTTCTAAG GCTGAAATTGATGTTATTCATCGTCGTGCCTGTCTGAGCGCTTCTGTTGGCCTCAGTGCTAATCCAGTTTTCAACATGTCCGGCATGTTTGGGATAGCTGATGGGATTTGTGGAGGTGCAAGGTTATCTTTTGAGTCTTGTGGATTGGTCAGGGAATTTGAGCTTGGATTATCGATGGACACTACTGAGTTTGGAAGTCTGTCCACCAG ACTTAACCGTGAGAAGCTCCAGGTTATGTTTGACACGGCGGTTGGAAGGGCTACAGGTGCCGCGGAGCTGACTTATTTCCACGATCCAGTTGCGGAGAAGAGGTCAGTCTGTCTGACGGGCGGCCTGTCCTACAACTATGACAATACCCTGACTCTCAAGGGGCGCTTCAGCTCGGATCTTCATGTGGGCGGGATGATACAGTTTGAAGAAAGGTTGGCTAGTATTGTGTTGCGGGCAACAGGTGATGTTGATCTTCGTGCCATGGGTCAGCAGCCCCGGGTCGGGTTCCAGGTGGTGTTTGACCCGACCTGGAAGTAA
- the LOC119355949 gene encoding uncharacterized protein LOC119355949 isoform X2 translates to MARRRGGHGGDEGDQPDQGEQADPHVYQEETYADREDWNSTNHGPVSGDNGKTSNPIKRFFTTFSRGIADERVGYPHYRRPTAAKVMTGFLAHYANNLSHFSHEAEFFTGPYLSVFRRVLASGKPMQDQMAKLGKTLESLRQSYGVSSPAAKNIEDFLARLEKLMERESKRIAEASEKGAVEEASAIKKLAEALKEAEESELSSLIKETDQFLKTAEIPLEMHERLKKAAAELKELKTLMGGFLVSIGMFFRGYGFSSPSVIPPSPVDSPPTPSLAPHPFLKLGAGPTPFHFIGKRAKEALFGDYEETPFHGIGKAGFLICDKQLGVGVELKSDPSVETTLCYGKEYLDYKMEAKAKVVLPFGDTSKAEIDVIHRRACLSASVGLSANPVFNMSGMFGIADGICGGARLSFESCGLVREFELGLSMDTTEFGSLSTRLNREKLQVMFDTAVGRATGAAELTYFHDPVAEKRSVCLTGGLSYNYDNTLTLKGRFSSDLHVGGMIQFEERLASIVLRATGDVDLRAMGQQPRVGFQVVFDPTWK, encoded by the exons ATGGCCCGCAGGAG gggaggccatggaggagacgAGGGAGACCAGCCGGACCAGGGAGAGCAGGCGGATCCCCATGTCTACCAGGAGGAGACCTACGCGGATCGTGAGGATTGGAACAG TACTAATCATGGCCCTGTCTCTGGTGACAATGGAAAGACCTCCAATCCCATCAAGAG ATTCTTTACTACTTTCTCAAGAGGTATTGCTGATGAGCGTGTTGGATATCCACATTATCGCAG GCCTACTGCTGCCAAGGTAATGACGGGTTTTTTGGCACATTACGCCAATAATCTTTCGCACTTTTCTCATGAGGCGGAATTCTTTACA GGTCCTTACTTATCAGTGTTCAGACGTGTTCTTGCATCTGGCAAGCCTATGCAAGACCAAATGGCTAAGCTCGGCAAGACTTTGGAGTCTCTCAGGCAGTCCTATGGTGTCTCATCCCCGGCTGCTAAAAACATTGAGGACTTTCTCGCCAGGCTGGAGAAATTAATGGAGAGAGAGTCGAAGAGAATTGCTGAGGCTTCTGAGAAAGGTGCTGTTGAGGAAGCTTCTGCTATCAAGAAATTGGCTGAGGCTCTCAAGGAGGCCGAAGAGAGTGAGTTGTCTTCTCTTATCAAGGAGACGGACCAGTTCTTGAAGACCGCGGAGATTCCGCTAGAGAtgcacgagagattgaagaaggctGCCGCAGAGTTGAAAGAATTGAAAACTTTAATGGGTGGATTCCTGGTCTCAATAGGAATGTTCTTTAGGGGCTATGGGTTTTCTTCACCTTCGGTCATTCCTCCAAGTCCCGTGGACTCCCCACCAACTCCAAGTCTGGCGCCTCATCCCTTTCTTAAACTTGGTGCTGGGCCAACTCCTTTTCACTTCATCGGGAAAAGGGCAAAAG AGGCCCTCTTTGGTGATTACGAGGAGACGCCCTTCCATGGCATCGGAAAAGCTGGGTTTTTGATCTGTGACAAACAACTGGGCGTTGGCGTTGAGCTCAAGTCCGACCCCTCG GTTGAGACCACTTTGTGCTATGGCAAGGAATATCTAGACTACAAGATGGAGGCAAAGGCGAAAGTTGTTCTACCCTTTGGTGACACTTCTAAG GCTGAAATTGATGTTATTCATCGTCGTGCCTGTCTGAGCGCTTCTGTTGGCCTCAGTGCTAATCCAGTTTTCAACATGTCCGGCATGTTTGGGATAGCTGATGGGATTTGTGGAGGTGCAAGGTTATCTTTTGAGTCTTGTGGATTGGTCAGGGAATTTGAGCTTGGATTATCGATGGACACTACTGAGTTTGGAAGTCTGTCCACCAG ACTTAACCGTGAGAAGCTCCAGGTTATGTTTGACACGGCGGTTGGAAGGGCTACAGGTGCCGCGGAGCTGACTTATTTCCACGATCCAGTTGCGGAGAAGAGGTCAGTCTGTCTGACGGGCGGCCTGTCCTACAACTATGACAATACCCTGACTCTCAAGGGGCGCTTCAGCTCGGATCTTCATGTGGGCGGGATGATACAGTTTGAAGAAAGGTTGGCTAGTATTGTGTTGCGGGCAACAGGTGATGTTGATCTTCGTGCCATGGGTCAGCAGCCCCGGGTCGGGTTCCAGGTGGTGTTTGACCCGACCTGGAAGTAA
- the LOC119355949 gene encoding uncharacterized protein LOC119355949 isoform X1, translating into MARRRGGHGGDEGDQPDQGEQADPHVYQEETYADREDWNSTNHGPVSGDNGKTSNPIKRFFTTFSRGIADERVGYPHYRRPTAAKVMTGFLAHYANNLSHFSHEAEFFTVSSSAEDDEFYIFAHDESDMVKTASVGPYLSVFRRVLASGKPMQDQMAKLGKTLESLRQSYGVSSPAAKNIEDFLARLEKLMERESKRIAEASEKGAVEEASAIKKLAEALKEAEESELSSLIKETDQFLKTAEIPLEMHERLKKAAAELKELKTLMGGFLVSIGMFFRGYGFSSPSVIPPSPVDSPPTPSLAPHPFLKLGAGPTPFHFIGKRAKEALFGDYEETPFHGIGKAGFLICDKQLGVGVELKSDPSVETTLCYGKEYLDYKMEAKAKVVLPFGDTSKAEIDVIHRRACLSASVGLSANPVFNMSGMFGIADGICGGARLSFESCGLVREFELGLSMDTTEFGSLSTRLNREKLQVMFDTAVGRATGAAELTYFHDPVAEKRSVCLTGGLSYNYDNTLTLKGRFSSDLHVGGMIQFEERLASIVLRATGDVDLRAMGQQPRVGFQVVFDPTWK; encoded by the exons ATGGCCCGCAGGAG gggaggccatggaggagacgAGGGAGACCAGCCGGACCAGGGAGAGCAGGCGGATCCCCATGTCTACCAGGAGGAGACCTACGCGGATCGTGAGGATTGGAACAG TACTAATCATGGCCCTGTCTCTGGTGACAATGGAAAGACCTCCAATCCCATCAAGAG ATTCTTTACTACTTTCTCAAGAGGTATTGCTGATGAGCGTGTTGGATATCCACATTATCGCAG GCCTACTGCTGCCAAGGTAATGACGGGTTTTTTGGCACATTACGCCAATAATCTTTCGCACTTTTCTCATGAGGCGGAATTCTTTACAGTAAGTAGTAGTGCTGAAGACGATGAGTTTTATATCTTTGCCCATGATGAGTCTGATATGGTGAAGACTGCATCTGTG GGTCCTTACTTATCAGTGTTCAGACGTGTTCTTGCATCTGGCAAGCCTATGCAAGACCAAATGGCTAAGCTCGGCAAGACTTTGGAGTCTCTCAGGCAGTCCTATGGTGTCTCATCCCCGGCTGCTAAAAACATTGAGGACTTTCTCGCCAGGCTGGAGAAATTAATGGAGAGAGAGTCGAAGAGAATTGCTGAGGCTTCTGAGAAAGGTGCTGTTGAGGAAGCTTCTGCTATCAAGAAATTGGCTGAGGCTCTCAAGGAGGCCGAAGAGAGTGAGTTGTCTTCTCTTATCAAGGAGACGGACCAGTTCTTGAAGACCGCGGAGATTCCGCTAGAGAtgcacgagagattgaagaaggctGCCGCAGAGTTGAAAGAATTGAAAACTTTAATGGGTGGATTCCTGGTCTCAATAGGAATGTTCTTTAGGGGCTATGGGTTTTCTTCACCTTCGGTCATTCCTCCAAGTCCCGTGGACTCCCCACCAACTCCAAGTCTGGCGCCTCATCCCTTTCTTAAACTTGGTGCTGGGCCAACTCCTTTTCACTTCATCGGGAAAAGGGCAAAAG AGGCCCTCTTTGGTGATTACGAGGAGACGCCCTTCCATGGCATCGGAAAAGCTGGGTTTTTGATCTGTGACAAACAACTGGGCGTTGGCGTTGAGCTCAAGTCCGACCCCTCG GTTGAGACCACTTTGTGCTATGGCAAGGAATATCTAGACTACAAGATGGAGGCAAAGGCGAAAGTTGTTCTACCCTTTGGTGACACTTCTAAG GCTGAAATTGATGTTATTCATCGTCGTGCCTGTCTGAGCGCTTCTGTTGGCCTCAGTGCTAATCCAGTTTTCAACATGTCCGGCATGTTTGGGATAGCTGATGGGATTTGTGGAGGTGCAAGGTTATCTTTTGAGTCTTGTGGATTGGTCAGGGAATTTGAGCTTGGATTATCGATGGACACTACTGAGTTTGGAAGTCTGTCCACCAG ACTTAACCGTGAGAAGCTCCAGGTTATGTTTGACACGGCGGTTGGAAGGGCTACAGGTGCCGCGGAGCTGACTTATTTCCACGATCCAGTTGCGGAGAAGAGGTCAGTCTGTCTGACGGGCGGCCTGTCCTACAACTATGACAATACCCTGACTCTCAAGGGGCGCTTCAGCTCGGATCTTCATGTGGGCGGGATGATACAGTTTGAAGAAAGGTTGGCTAGTATTGTGTTGCGGGCAACAGGTGATGTTGATCTTCGTGCCATGGGTCAGCAGCCCCGGGTCGGGTTCCAGGTGGTGTTTGACCCGACCTGGAAGTAA